One genomic window of Bacteroidota bacterium includes the following:
- a CDS encoding amidohydrolase codes for MNSDILKLTIVQTDIEWEDVSANLNRYSDKLALTKGKADLIILPEMFSTGFTMNVDKVGQSPDGEIVSWMKSTSLELQTAVLGSVIIKEGNSYFNRAYFFYPDGSFEYYDKKHLFTLAGEEKVFSPGNERKVFEYKGWKIMPLVCYDLRFPVWSRNDLNYDLLIYIASWPDKRRFAWQNLLKARAIENMAYVAGVNRVGLNVKGFDYSGDSAVLNSLGESIFEAKEYEEEVEIVEISKSQLVKTRKVLGFINDIDDFRIG; via the coding sequence TGTGTCGGCAAACCTGAACAGATACAGTGATAAGCTGGCTTTGACGAAAGGTAAGGCCGATTTGATTATTCTGCCCGAAATGTTTTCCACTGGTTTTACAATGAATGTAGACAAGGTAGGCCAAAGCCCTGATGGTGAAATAGTGTCGTGGATGAAAAGTACTTCCCTAGAGTTACAAACTGCTGTATTAGGAAGTGTTATTATAAAAGAGGGGAACAGTTACTTTAACAGAGCATATTTCTTCTATCCGGATGGTAGTTTTGAGTATTACGATAAGAAACATTTATTTACTCTTGCCGGCGAGGAAAAAGTTTTTAGTCCGGGTAATGAAAGAAAAGTGTTTGAATATAAAGGTTGGAAAATAATGCCTTTGGTTTGTTACGATCTTCGTTTTCCGGTATGGAGCAGAAATGATCTCAATTATGATCTGCTTATTTATATAGCGAGTTGGCCTGATAAAAGACGTTTTGCTTGGCAGAACCTATTAAAGGCTAGAGCTATTGAAAACATGGCCTATGTAGCAGGAGTGAATAGGGTAGGATTAAATGTTAAAGGTTTTGATTATAGTGGAGATTCAGCGGTTTTGAATAGTTTGGGTGAGAGTATTTTTGAAGCGAAAGAATATGAAGAAGAAGTGGAAATAGTTGAGATAAGCAAGAGTCAGTTGGTAAAAACAAGAAAGGTTTTGGGATTTATAAATGATATAGATGATTTTAGGATAGGTTGA